In a genomic window of Methanosarcina horonobensis HB-1 = JCM 15518:
- a CDS encoding V-type ATP synthase subunit F — protein sequence MELAVIGKSEFVTGFRLAGIRKVYEVTDTPTTESAVKSVLEDKSIGILVMHNDDIGNLPEILRRNLNESVQPTVVALGGSGTGSMSLRDKIKQAVGVDLWK from the coding sequence ATGGAATTGGCAGTGATCGGAAAGAGCGAGTTTGTCACGGGGTTCAGGCTGGCTGGTATCAGAAAAGTATATGAAGTCACTGATACCCCAACCACCGAGTCCGCGGTAAAATCGGTGCTTGAAGATAAGAGTATCGGGATTCTTGTAATGCATAATGATGACATTGGTAATCTGCCGGAAATTTTAAGGAGAAACTTGAATGAGTCTGTCCAGCCTACAGTAGTAGCCCTCGGAGGCAGCGGAACAGGCTCAATGAGTTTAAGAGATAAAATAAAACAAGCGGTAGGTGTTGATCTGTGGAAGTAA